GCTGTGCAAATCCAGTTAATGTCAGTGCCAAGGTACTGCCATGAACTAACTGTTGCTTAGTACTCTTAGTAGTTGTATTGTACTAAATTTTGCCCTTCTAATTTTTCCAGGAAGGTCAGAATTGTGGGTTTGTTCAGTGGGTTGATGAGCAGTGGCCCCCAACAATGGAGAATGCATTGCTGAAGCTTTGGTCAATGGTTGAAGAGAGCAAGTCTGCTAGGGTGAATGATAATCTTCAAAGTGCTCTAACTATTCATCAGTTGACAGAAGAAAAGAACAAGCTGGATGCAGACTATGACAAGTTAGTGAAAGATGTGCATCAACTTGTGGACTTTCAGCAGGATAGGGTTGTGGATTTCAGTTATCTGCAGTCTGCTGTCACATATCAGCACCAATGCAGAGCTGAATTGGTGGCTGGTATGAATGCAGAAATGGCAAAGAAAGATGCATCTGCACAGAAGCTTCAACAAAAGTATGAACTCCTGTGCAACCTGACAAGTGCTCAAGCAACTGTCATCCAAAACTtgaagttgaagaatatgaaagaGAAGGAATTGTTGAGTGAGGGTAGGATGAATTTGGAGTTGAAGAATGCAGAGTTCACAAAGTTTGAGGAGAAGCTCACCCAAGAGAAGCTAGAGTTTAAGCTCCAGGTTGCTGATCTGCTGAAGCTCAAGGAAAACCATAATGAAGAGAAGCAGATGCAAGAGTTTAAGATTACTGAGCTCATCAAGGCAGAGGAGAAGCTGAAGGAGAAGATCAAGGGGATCCAGGCCATCTTGCAGAACTGAACAAGATGACTTGAGATTAGTGGGCATTGCAGACCTTTTGGGAATGATGGTTGTGCAATGACCTAGTAACTTAGAATTATGGTTGTGTAATGTATGGTTCTAGTACTAATTGTGAACTCTGGTTGTAACTCTAGTAGTTATGCTATTCATCCTTTTGTGAGAAAAGGATGGATTGTGCATTTGAACTCCACTATGTAATGTGATCAATGTGAACAATGGATGTGTATTCTATAATGTGTTGAACTCCAGTGTTACTTATGTTATAGTGATGCTTAAATGCTTAAATGCATTTGCAAAAGTAATGCTTATGTTAGAGTGATGCTTATGTTAGAGTGATGCTTATGTTATATTGATGGTTTAAATGCATTTGCAAAAGGAATAGTTACATATGTTATGTTACAGTGatgctttaggtggttccgttgaccccgagccaccctagaccctagttgaatgctttaggtggttccgtcgaccccgagccaccaaaaccctagttgatgcctttaggtggttccgtcgaccccgagccaccctagaccttagttgatgcctttaggtgttTCCGTCGTCCctgagccaccctagaccctagttgatgcctttaggtgttttcgtcgaccccgagccaccctagaccctagttgatgctttaggtggttccgtcgaccccgagccaccctagaccctagttgATGCTTTAGGTGGTTCcatcgaccccgagccaccctagagcctaattgataggtttaggtggttccgtcgaccccgagccaccctagagcctagatgataggtttaggtgttttcgtcgaccccgagccaccaaaaccctagttgatgcctttaggtggttccgtcgacccgagccaccctagaccctagttgatgctttaggtggttccgtcgaccccgagccaccaaaaccctagttgatgcctttaggtggttccgtcgaccccgagccaccaaaaccctagttgatgcctttaggtggttccgtcaaccccgagccaccctagaccctaaatgatgcctttaggtggttccgtcgaccccgagccaccaaaaccctagttggtgcctttaggtggtttcgtcgaccccgagccaccctagaccctaaatgatgcctttaggtggttccgtcgaccccaagccaccctagaccctagttgatgctttaggtggttccgtcgaccccgagccaccaaaaccctagttgatgcctttaggtggttccgtcgaccccgagccaccaaaaccctagttgatgcctttaggtggttccgtcgaccccgggccaccaaaaccctagttgatgcctttaggtggttccgtcgaccccgagccaccctagaccctaaatgatgcctttaggtggttccgtcgaccccgagccaccaaaaccctagttgatgcctttaggtggttccgtcgaccccgagccaccctagaccctaaatgatgcctttaggtggttccgtcgaccccgagccaccctagaccctagttgatgctttaggtggtttcgtcgaccccgagccaccaaaaccctagttgatgcctttaggtggttccgtcgaccccgagccaccaaaaccctagttgatgcctttaggtggttccgtcgaccccgagccaccctagaccctaaatgatgcctttaggtggttccgtcgaccccgagccaccaaaaccctaattgataggtttaggtggttccgtcgaccccgagccaccttAGAGCCTAattgataggtttaggtggttccgtcgaccccgagccaccctagagcctaattgataggtttaggtggttccgtcgaccccgagccaccctagaccctaaatgatgcctttaggtggttccgtcgaccccgagccaccgaAAACCCAAAGTGCTTCTTTTTTAGCCTAGACCTTAACAACATATCCAACAATGTATACAACAATATATCCAGCAATATATCCAGCAACAGAGTTACTCTATCCAATAGTATGCACCATTGTCATGAACATATCAATCATAAAAAGATATAAAAAGAACCATCCACATGAACATAGTCCATTCCAGGCATTGATTAACTAATAAATAGCAAGATCACATCCATCCACATGAACAAAAGCCAGCTCCAGAAATGGCATTAACTAATAAATAAATCCATCCATCCACATGAACAAAAGCCATATATGGCATTGATTCTTAAAGTACACCAGCAAAGTACAATAAGAGCACCAGCAAAGTACACTGAGAGCACCAGCAAGATCATATTGTACCATAGGATGCAAGAACACACATGAAGTATCTAGTTTTGAACATTACATGGCACATGTGCCATTTAGTGGTTACCACTTGCATAGAAGTAGGCTCTCCATCCTCTGTTTCTACCACCAGAAGGTGGAGTAGCAGTAGATGTAGAGGGAGCAGTAGATGTGGAGGGACCAGATTGCCTTGGGGCAGAGAATGTACCTCTCCCTCTCCCAGCACCTCTCCCAGCACCTGGTGCAGCACCTCTACCAGCACCTCTAGCAGCACCACTCCCAGCAGCTGCAGCTGCAGCCCCTCTCCCAGCTCCTCTCCCAGCTCCTCTCCCAGCTCCTGTTCCAgctgttggtgttgttgtagGAGTTGGATGAGAAGTTGTTGATGCTTGTGTAGTAGCAGCAGCACCA
The Aegilops tauschii subsp. strangulata cultivar AL8/78 chromosome 3, Aet v6.0, whole genome shotgun sequence genome window above contains:
- the LOC109776596 gene encoding uncharacterized protein → MVLEDESSDDNSSLPYMHSETSTDGLNQVPFSLEDPDYKGLELDLIVLCEKHGKPSERLVAFEGTMTGRRFLACAEPEGQNCGFVQWVDEQWPPTMENALLKLWSMVEESKSARVNDNLQSALTIHQLTEEKNKLDADYDKLVKDVHQLVDFQQDRVVDFSYLQSAVTYQHQCRAELVAGMNAEMAKKDASAQKLQQKYELLCNLTSAQATVIQNLKLKNMKEKELLSEGRMNLELKNAEFTKFEEKLTQEKLEFKLQVADLLKLKENHNEEKQMQEFKITELIKAEEKLKEKIKGIQAILQN